A single window of Streptomyces sudanensis DNA harbors:
- a CDS encoding serine hydrolase domain-containing protein, which translates to MSMRTMRTMRGGLVAALAAAAVTATTLTVPATAAPAPAPAPAATVTAADDRAGGGHDATRRAVEELLRAGVPGVLVQVRDRRGTWNGSAGVADRETGRERLPNDRFRIGSITKTFVATVLLQLDAEGRLDLDDSVEKWLPGVVRGNGHDGRKVTLRQLLNHTSGVYDVTSDPSFQARILGPGFLEHRYDTWTPEQLVAVAMKHEPSFAPGTSWSYSNTNYVLAGMVVEKVTGRPYGEAVERRIIRPLGLGATSVPGTDPRMPRPSGRAYSTLGADPADPATRIHDVTELNPSLAGSAGEMISSNADLQRFLRALLTGRLLPREQVREMTTTVPIDSVEPGAAYGLGLISRKLSCGTTVWGHTGGIHGSASVAVATRSADRTMAGNANGDWAGGLDGAVDAEFCGARPAGAPAPAAPPVR; encoded by the coding sequence ATGTCCATGCGCACCATGCGCACCATGCGCGGCGGGCTGGTAGCGGCCCTGGCCGCGGCCGCCGTCACCGCCACCACGCTCACCGTCCCGGCCACGGCCGCCCCCGCTCCCGCTCCCGCTCCCGCCGCGACCGTCACGGCGGCGGACGACCGGGCGGGCGGGGGCCACGACGCCACCCGCCGGGCCGTCGAGGAGCTTCTGCGCGCCGGGGTGCCCGGGGTGCTCGTCCAGGTCCGCGACCGGCGCGGCACCTGGAACGGCAGCGCCGGGGTCGCCGACCGCGAGACCGGCCGCGAGCGCCTGCCGAACGACCGCTTCCGCATCGGCTCCATCACCAAGACCTTCGTCGCCACCGTCCTCCTCCAACTCGACGCCGAAGGCCGCCTCGACCTCGACGACAGCGTGGAGAAGTGGCTGCCCGGCGTGGTCCGGGGCAACGGCCACGACGGCCGGAAGGTCACCCTCCGCCAGCTCCTCAACCACACGAGCGGCGTCTACGACGTCACCTCCGACCCGTCGTTCCAGGCCAGGATCCTCGGCCCCGGCTTCCTCGAGCACCGCTACGACACCTGGACCCCCGAGCAGCTCGTCGCCGTCGCCATGAAGCACGAGCCGTCCTTCGCCCCCGGCACGTCCTGGAGCTACTCCAACACCAACTACGTGCTCGCCGGGATGGTCGTCGAGAAGGTCACGGGCCGCCCCTACGGGGAGGCCGTCGAGCGGAGGATCATCAGGCCGCTCGGCCTGGGCGCCACCAGCGTGCCCGGCACCGACCCGCGGATGCCCCGGCCCAGCGGCCGCGCGTACTCCACCCTCGGAGCCGACCCCGCCGACCCGGCCACCCGCATCCACGACGTCACCGAGCTGAACCCGTCCCTCGCGGGCTCCGCCGGCGAGATGATCTCCAGCAACGCCGACCTCCAGCGGTTCCTGCGGGCCCTGCTCACCGGCCGGCTGCTGCCGCGGGAGCAGGTGAGGGAGATGACCACGACCGTCCCCATCGACTCCGTGGAGCCGGGCGCCGCGTACGGCCTGGGGCTGATCAGCCGCAAGCTGAGCTGCGGCACGACGGTGTGGGGCCACACGGGCGGCATCCACGGCTCGGCCTCCGTGGCCGTCGCGACCCGCTCCGCGGACCGCACCATGGCGGGCAACGCCAACGGCGACTGGGCGGGCGGCCTGGACGGGGCCGTGGACGCCGAGTTCTGCGGCGCCCGCCCGGCGGGCGCCCCGGCCCCCGCGGCGCCCCCGGTCCGGTAG
- a CDS encoding S8 family serine peptidase, producing the protein MTLEPPSSISGARRAAHIAAAAGLVAALVATGATPAFATPAEPPAGTPEPAKSAAAKLGSDDAELLAEAEARGEKNVTVMIATAPGATEQVAGQLDALKGGTVDRTYDKLGYVRATLPTAQAEAAIGAAAKLSSVQGIDLKDEIRLDDPKPDADRARSGSADATGTYPAPGPKTPAVNPYNPSHETGAVDFVRKWPTADGRGVTIGILDSGVDLGHPALQKTTTGERKIVDWVTATDPVRDGDQTWRRMDVSVAGPAFTAEGRSWKAPEGAYRFRTFAEAATTGGDMKGDLNRDGDTTDVWGVLYDQAAGTVRVDLNANGDFADDEAMKPYKDGFQVGYFGTDNPATDVAERIPFVVEIRKDVVYGASGAKADYVNIGIIEGSHGTHVAGITAAHGLLGGKMNGAAPGAKLVSSRACTWSGGCTNVALTEGMIDLVVNRGVDIVNMSIGGLPALNDGNNARAKLYTRLIDEYGVQLVVSAGNSGPGVNTIGDPALADKVISVGASISKETWAANYGSIVSKPYAMTPFSSRGPREDGGFTPTLSAPGAAVNTTQTWIPGGPVAEAGYQLPAGYSMMQGTSMASPQAAGAMALMLSAAKQQGVDLTPAKLRTAVTSQADRIPGVQAHEQGAGLLNVVDAWKEVLRGAHAHEYTVKAPVDTAIDPLLAEPGFGTGLYDREGGIKVGQEKVYDVTVTRTTGADRPIRHELWFENNHESTFRVVGSDVVYLPLNKPVTVKVAAKPRSVGVHSAVLEVTDPKTKGIDKQILTTVVAAEQLAKPSFGLSAEGTVQRNSHRSYFVNVPAGARSLEIALGGLAKDSQTRFIAIHPYGVPSDPTSTINCYPNYNNPANTCRPDLRSYPNPQPGVWEIEVESRRTSPLLDNPYKLDVAVLGATFAPAVQTLPEATVGQAAPVEWTVSNDFAAFDGKLKAGSLGSAKVTRPTIANHGEQRTTVEIGEGVERFDVAIGNVSDKSADLDLTVLRDGVAVGSSADGDSEESVSVLKPAPGTYTIVVDGYSVPSGETAYDYKDVYFSSALGEIKVDESKTISLANGASAQFGAQVLVNGAAPEGRQFFGEVQLVNARGTAAGTGSVVIGKVTP; encoded by the coding sequence ATGACGCTCGAACCCCCCAGCTCCATATCCGGAGCGAGACGTGCGGCACACATCGCCGCCGCCGCCGGCCTGGTCGCCGCGCTCGTCGCGACCGGTGCCACCCCCGCCTTCGCCACTCCCGCGGAGCCGCCGGCCGGCACTCCCGAGCCCGCCAAGTCCGCCGCCGCGAAGCTCGGTTCGGACGACGCCGAACTGCTCGCCGAGGCCGAGGCCCGCGGCGAGAAGAACGTCACGGTCATGATCGCCACCGCTCCCGGTGCCACCGAGCAGGTCGCCGGCCAGCTCGACGCGCTCAAGGGCGGCACGGTCGACCGGACGTACGACAAGCTCGGCTACGTCCGCGCCACCCTCCCGACGGCCCAGGCCGAGGCCGCCATCGGCGCCGCCGCCAAGCTGTCCAGCGTCCAGGGCATCGACCTCAAGGACGAGATCCGGCTGGACGACCCGAAGCCGGACGCCGACCGCGCGCGGAGCGGCTCCGCCGACGCGACCGGGACGTACCCGGCGCCCGGCCCCAAGACCCCCGCGGTCAACCCGTACAACCCGTCCCACGAGACGGGCGCGGTCGACTTCGTCCGCAAGTGGCCGACCGCGGACGGCCGCGGCGTCACCATCGGCATCCTCGACTCGGGCGTCGACCTGGGCCACCCGGCCCTGCAGAAGACCACCACCGGCGAGCGCAAGATCGTCGACTGGGTCACCGCGACCGACCCCGTCAGGGACGGCGACCAGACGTGGCGGCGCATGGACGTGTCCGTCGCCGGTCCCGCCTTCACCGCCGAGGGCCGCTCCTGGAAGGCCCCCGAGGGCGCCTACCGGTTCCGGACCTTCGCCGAGGCCGCCACCACGGGCGGCGACATGAAGGGCGACCTCAACCGCGACGGCGACACGACCGACGTCTGGGGCGTCCTGTACGACCAGGCCGCCGGCACGGTCCGCGTCGACCTCAACGCCAACGGCGACTTCGCCGACGACGAGGCGATGAAGCCGTACAAGGACGGCTTCCAGGTCGGCTACTTCGGCACCGACAACCCGGCCACCGACGTCGCCGAGCGCATCCCGTTCGTCGTCGAGATCCGCAAGGACGTCGTCTACGGCGCCTCCGGCGCCAAGGCCGACTACGTCAACATCGGCATCATCGAGGGCTCCCACGGCACCCACGTCGCCGGCATCACCGCCGCGCACGGCCTGCTGGGCGGCAAGATGAACGGCGCGGCGCCCGGCGCCAAGCTGGTCTCCTCGCGCGCGTGCACCTGGAGCGGCGGCTGCACCAACGTCGCGCTCACCGAGGGCATGATCGACCTCGTCGTCAACCGCGGCGTGGACATCGTCAACATGTCCATCGGCGGCCTCCCCGCGCTGAACGACGGCAACAACGCCCGCGCCAAGCTCTACACCCGGCTCATCGACGAGTACGGCGTCCAGCTCGTCGTCTCGGCCGGCAACAGCGGCCCCGGCGTCAACACGATCGGCGACCCGGCCCTCGCGGACAAGGTCATCAGCGTCGGCGCGTCCATCTCCAAGGAGACCTGGGCCGCCAACTACGGCTCGATCGTCTCCAAGCCGTACGCGATGACGCCGTTCTCCTCCCGCGGCCCGCGCGAGGACGGCGGCTTCACGCCGACCCTCAGCGCCCCCGGCGCGGCCGTCAACACCACCCAGACGTGGATCCCCGGCGGCCCGGTCGCCGAGGCGGGCTACCAGCTCCCGGCCGGCTACTCCATGATGCAGGGCACCTCGATGGCGTCCCCGCAGGCCGCCGGCGCCATGGCGCTGATGCTGTCCGCGGCCAAGCAGCAGGGCGTCGACCTCACCCCGGCGAAGCTCCGCACGGCCGTCACCAGCCAGGCCGACCGCATCCCCGGCGTGCAGGCCCACGAGCAGGGCGCCGGTCTCCTCAACGTCGTCGACGCCTGGAAGGAGGTGCTCCGCGGCGCCCACGCCCACGAGTACACCGTCAAGGCCCCCGTCGACACCGCGATCGACCCCCTGCTCGCCGAGCCCGGCTTCGGCACCGGCCTGTACGACCGCGAGGGCGGGATCAAGGTCGGCCAGGAGAAGGTCTACGACGTCACCGTCACCCGCACCACGGGTGCCGACCGCCCGATCCGGCACGAGCTGTGGTTCGAGAACAACCACGAGAGCACGTTCCGCGTCGTCGGCTCCGACGTGGTGTACCTGCCGCTGAACAAGCCCGTCACGGTCAAGGTCGCCGCCAAGCCGCGCAGCGTCGGTGTGCACAGCGCGGTCCTGGAGGTCACCGACCCGAAGACCAAGGGCATCGACAAGCAGATCCTGACCACGGTCGTCGCGGCCGAGCAGCTGGCCAAGCCGTCCTTCGGCCTCTCGGCCGAGGGCACGGTCCAGCGCAACAGCCACCGGTCGTACTTCGTGAACGTCCCGGCCGGCGCCCGGTCCCTGGAGATCGCCCTCGGCGGCCTCGCCAAGGACAGCCAGACCCGCTTCATCGCGATCCACCCGTACGGCGTGCCGTCCGACCCCACGTCGACGATCAACTGCTACCCCAACTACAACAACCCGGCGAACACCTGCCGCCCCGACCTGCGGTCGTACCCGAACCCGCAGCCGGGCGTCTGGGAGATCGAGGTCGAGTCGCGCCGCACGTCGCCGCTGCTCGACAACCCGTACAAGCTGGACGTCGCCGTGCTCGGCGCGACCTTCGCCCCGGCCGTCCAGACGCTGCCGGAGGCCACCGTGGGCCAGGCCGCGCCGGTCGAGTGGACCGTCTCCAACGACTTCGCGGCGTTCGACGGCAAGCTGAAGGCCGGGTCGCTCGGCTCCGCCAAGGTGACGCGCCCGACCATCGCCAACCACGGGGAGCAGCGCACCACCGTGGAGATCGGCGAGGGCGTCGAGCGGTTCGACGTCGCCATCGGCAACGTCTCCGACAAGTCCGCCGACCTGGACCTGACGGTCCTGCGCGACGGCGTGGCGGTCGGCTCGTCCGCGGACGGCGACTCCGAGGAGTCGGTGTCCGTGCTGAAGCCCGCGCCGGGCACGTACACGATCGTCGTCGACGGCTACTCGGTCCCGTCCGGGGAGACCGCCTACGACTACAAGGACGTGTACTTCTCGTCCGCGCTCGGTGAGATCAAGGTCGACGAGTCGAAGACGATCTCCCTGGCGAACGGCGCCTCGGCGCAGTTCGGCGCCCAGGTGCTGGTGAACGGCGCCGCCCCCGAGGGCCGGCAGTTCTTCGGCGAGGTGCAGCTGGTGAACGCGCGCGGAACCGCCGCGGGCACCGGCAGCGTCGTGATCGGAAAGGTCACTCCGTAG
- a CDS encoding aspartate-semialdehyde dehydrogenase: MKVGIVGATGQVGTVMRRILAERDFPVDGLRLFASARSAGSTLEWRGGEVTVEDAATADYTGLDIVLFSAGGATSRALAEKVADQGAVVIDNSSAWRLDPEVPLVVSEVNPHAVKDRPKGIIANPNCTTMAAMPVLKPLHREAGLTALVATTYQAVSGSGLAGVAELDGQVRAVAGRATELTHDGGAVEYPEPGVYARPIAFNVLPLAGSVVDDGSFETDEEQKLRNESRKILEIPELRVSGTCVRVPVFSGHSLQLNARFERPIGVERAYELLREAEGVELSEIPTPLQAAGKDASYVGRVRVDETVEHGLALFVSGDNLRKGAALNAVQIAELVAGELRG, translated from the coding sequence GTGAAGGTAGGAATCGTCGGAGCCACCGGCCAGGTCGGCACGGTCATGCGCAGGATCCTCGCCGAGCGGGACTTCCCGGTGGACGGGCTGCGGCTGTTCGCGTCCGCGCGCTCCGCGGGCTCCACCCTGGAGTGGCGGGGCGGCGAGGTCACCGTGGAGGACGCCGCGACGGCCGACTACACCGGCCTGGACATCGTGCTGTTCTCCGCCGGCGGCGCCACGTCCAGGGCGCTCGCGGAGAAGGTCGCGGACCAGGGCGCCGTGGTGATCGACAACTCCTCCGCGTGGCGCCTCGACCCCGAGGTGCCGCTGGTGGTCTCCGAGGTGAACCCGCACGCGGTCAAGGACCGCCCGAAGGGGATCATCGCCAACCCGAACTGCACCACCATGGCCGCCATGCCGGTCCTGAAGCCGCTCCACCGGGAGGCCGGCCTGACCGCGCTGGTCGCCACCACGTACCAGGCCGTCTCGGGCTCCGGCCTCGCGGGCGTCGCCGAGCTGGACGGCCAGGTCAGGGCCGTCGCCGGGCGCGCCACCGAGCTCACCCACGACGGCGGGGCCGTGGAGTACCCCGAGCCGGGGGTGTACGCGCGGCCCATCGCGTTCAACGTGCTGCCGCTGGCCGGGTCGGTCGTCGACGACGGCTCCTTCGAGACCGACGAGGAGCAGAAGCTCCGCAACGAGTCCCGCAAGATCCTGGAGATCCCGGAGCTGAGGGTGTCGGGCACCTGCGTGCGCGTCCCGGTCTTCTCCGGCCACTCCCTCCAGCTGAACGCCCGCTTCGAGCGCCCCATCGGCGTGGAGCGCGCGTACGAGCTGCTGCGGGAGGCCGAGGGCGTGGAGCTGTCCGAGATCCCGACCCCGCTCCAGGCCGCCGGCAAGGACGCCTCGTACGTGGGCCGCGTCCGCGTCGACGAGACCGTCGAGCACGGCCTGGCGCTGTTCGTCTCGGGCGACAACCTGCGCAAGGGCGCCGCGCTGAACGCGGTGCAGATCGCGGAGCTGGTCGCCGGGGAGCTGCGCGGCTGA
- the pepN gene encoding aminopeptidase N yields the protein MPGTNLTREEAQRRAALLTVDAYEIDLDLSGAQEGGTYRSETSVRFECAEEGAETFVDLVAPAVHEVVLNGRHLDVASVFRDSRITLKHLKRGANELRVVADCAYTNTGEGLHRFVDPVDGQAYLYTQFEVPDARRVFASFEQPDLKATFRFTVKAPAGWTVVSNSPTPEPKDDVWAFEPTPRISTYVTALIVGPYHAVHSTYEGPDGQVVPLGVYCRPSLAEFLDADAIFEVTRQGFDWFQEKFDYAYPFAKYDQLFVPEFNAGAMENAGAVTIRDQYVFRSKVTDAAYEVRAETILHELAHMWFGDLVTMEWWNDLWLNESFATYTSIACQAYAPGSKWPHSWTTFANQMKTWAYRQDQLPSTHPIMAEIRDLDDVLVNFDGITYAKGASVLKQLVAYVGMDAFFRGVQAYFKRHAFGNTRLSDLLGALEETSGRDLGTWSEKWLQTAGINVLRPVVETGEDGVITSFAVRQEAPALPAGAKGEAILRPHRIAVGFYDLDDAGRLVRTERVELDVDGELTGVDALVGKRRPAVVLLNDDDLSYAKVRLDEESLRNVVAHLGDFTESLPRALCWASAWDMTRDGELATRAYLDLVLSGIGRESDIGVVQSLHRQVKLALDLYAAPDWRETGLDRWTRAALEHLRAAEPGSDHQLAWARAFAATARTGEQLDLLVALLDGSETIEGLAVDTELRWAFVERLAATGRFGADEIAAEHERDRTAAGERHAATAMAARPTAEAKAEAWASVVESDTLPNALQEAVIGGFVQTDQRELLAPYTERFFAVAKDVWESRSHEMAQQIVVGLYPSLQISQETLEATDAWLERAEPSAALRRLVLESRDGVERALRAQASDR from the coding sequence GTGCCTGGCACAAACCTGACCCGTGAAGAGGCGCAGCGGCGCGCGGCGCTGCTGACCGTGGACGCGTACGAGATCGACCTCGATCTCAGCGGCGCGCAGGAGGGCGGGACCTACCGGTCCGAGACCTCCGTGCGCTTCGAGTGCGCCGAGGAGGGCGCGGAGACGTTCGTCGACCTGGTGGCCCCGGCGGTGCACGAGGTGGTGCTGAACGGCAGGCACCTGGACGTGGCGTCGGTGTTCCGGGACTCCCGGATCACGCTGAAGCACCTGAAGCGGGGCGCCAACGAGCTGCGGGTCGTCGCGGACTGCGCGTACACCAACACCGGTGAGGGCCTGCACCGGTTCGTGGACCCGGTGGACGGCCAGGCGTACCTGTACACGCAGTTCGAGGTGCCGGACGCGCGGCGGGTGTTCGCCAGCTTCGAGCAGCCGGACCTGAAGGCGACGTTCCGGTTCACCGTGAAGGCCCCGGCGGGCTGGACAGTGGTCTCGAACTCGCCGACGCCGGAGCCGAAGGACGACGTGTGGGCCTTCGAGCCCACCCCGCGCATCTCGACGTACGTCACGGCGCTGATCGTCGGCCCGTACCACGCGGTGCACTCGACGTACGAGGGCCCGGACGGGCAGGTCGTGCCGCTGGGCGTGTACTGCCGCCCGTCGCTGGCGGAGTTCCTCGACGCGGACGCGATCTTCGAGGTGACGCGGCAGGGCTTCGACTGGTTCCAGGAGAAGTTCGACTACGCGTACCCGTTCGCCAAGTACGACCAGCTCTTCGTGCCGGAGTTCAACGCGGGCGCGATGGAGAACGCGGGCGCGGTCACCATCCGCGACCAGTACGTCTTCCGCTCGAAGGTGACGGACGCGGCGTACGAGGTGCGGGCCGAGACGATCCTGCACGAGCTGGCCCACATGTGGTTCGGCGACCTGGTCACCATGGAGTGGTGGAACGACCTGTGGCTGAACGAGTCGTTCGCCACGTACACGTCGATCGCCTGCCAGGCGTACGCGCCCGGCTCGAAGTGGCCGCACTCGTGGACCACCTTCGCCAACCAGATGAAGACCTGGGCGTACCGGCAGGACCAGCTGCCGTCCACGCACCCGATCATGGCCGAGATCCGCGACCTGGACGACGTGCTCGTCAACTTCGACGGCATCACGTACGCCAAGGGCGCCTCGGTGCTGAAGCAGCTCGTCGCGTACGTGGGCATGGACGCCTTCTTCCGGGGCGTGCAGGCGTACTTCAAGCGCCACGCCTTCGGCAACACCCGCCTGTCGGACCTGCTGGGCGCCCTGGAGGAGACCTCCGGGCGCGACCTGGGGACCTGGTCGGAGAAGTGGCTGCAGACCGCCGGCATCAACGTCCTGCGGCCGGTGGTGGAGACCGGCGAGGACGGCGTGATCACCTCGTTCGCGGTCCGGCAGGAGGCGCCGGCGCTCCCGGCGGGCGCGAAGGGCGAGGCGATCCTGCGCCCGCACCGCATCGCGGTCGGCTTCTACGACCTCGACGACGCGGGCCGGCTGGTGCGCACCGAGCGCGTCGAGCTGGACGTGGACGGCGAGCTGACCGGCGTCGACGCGCTGGTCGGCAAGCGGCGCCCGGCGGTCGTCCTGCTGAACGACGACGACCTGAGCTACGCCAAGGTCCGGCTCGACGAGGAGTCGCTGCGCAACGTCGTGGCGCACCTGGGCGACTTCACCGAGTCGCTGCCGCGGGCGCTGTGCTGGGCGTCGGCGTGGGACATGACCCGCGACGGCGAGCTGGCCACGCGCGCGTACCTGGACCTGGTGCTGTCGGGCATCGGCAGGGAGTCCGACATCGGCGTGGTGCAGAGCCTGCACCGGCAGGTGAAGCTGGCGCTGGACCTGTACGCGGCGCCGGACTGGCGCGAGACGGGCCTGGACCGCTGGACGCGGGCCGCGCTGGAGCACCTGCGGGCGGCGGAGCCGGGCAGCGACCACCAGCTGGCGTGGGCGCGGGCGTTCGCGGCGACGGCCCGCACCGGCGAGCAGCTGGACCTGCTGGTGGCGCTGCTGGACGGCTCGGAGACGATCGAGGGCCTGGCCGTCGACACGGAGCTGCGCTGGGCGTTCGTCGAGCGGCTCGCGGCGACCGGCCGGTTCGGGGCGGACGAGATCGCCGCCGAGCACGAGCGGGACCGGACCGCGGCCGGCGAGCGGCACGCCGCCACGGCGATGGCCGCGCGCCCGACGGCCGAGGCGAAGGCGGAGGCGTGGGCGTCGGTCGTGGAGTCCGACACACTGCCGAACGCCCTGCAGGAGGCCGTGATCGGCGGTTTCGTGCAGACGGACCAGCGAGAGCTGCTGGCGCCGTACACGGAGAGGTTCTTCGCGGTGGCCAAGGACGTGTGGGAGTCCCGCTCGCACGAGATGGCCCAGCAGATCGTGGTCGGCCTGTACCCGTCGCTCCAGATCTCCCAGGAGACCCTGGAGGCGACCGACGCGTGGCTGGAGCGCGCCGAGCCGAGCGCGGCGCTGCGCCGCCTGGTCCTGGAGTCCCGCGACGGTGTGGAGCGGGCGCTGAGGGCGCAGGCCTCCGACAGGTGA
- a CDS encoding EamA family transporter, translated as MSSRAAVVAVTALAPVSWGTTYIVTTEFLPADRPLFTGLMRALPAGLLLLAVTRKLPSGAWWWRSAVLGALNIGAFFPLLFLAAYRLPGGVAAVVGSVGPLFVVGLAALLLGDRPTLRSMLAAIGAAFGVSLVVLTADAAFDPVGVVAGLAASAAMSAGTVLTKRWGRPEGIGPLVMTGWQLTAGGLVIAPIAFLVEGAPPALDGRAVLGYAYLALANTAVGYWLWFRGIERLTATSVTLLGPLSPLTAAVVGWVALGQALGPVQLVGMAIAFAATVLGQLTPRPRAPLAAEDLPPAGAVPRAAARP; from the coding sequence ATGTCGTCCCGCGCCGCCGTCGTCGCCGTCACCGCGCTCGCCCCCGTCTCCTGGGGCACGACCTACATCGTCACCACCGAGTTCCTGCCGGCCGACCGGCCTCTGTTCACCGGCCTGATGCGAGCCCTCCCCGCCGGGCTGCTCCTGCTCGCCGTCACCCGGAAGCTGCCCTCCGGCGCCTGGTGGTGGCGGTCGGCGGTGCTGGGCGCGTTGAACATCGGGGCGTTCTTCCCGCTGCTGTTCCTCGCCGCGTACCGGCTCCCGGGCGGCGTCGCCGCCGTCGTCGGGTCGGTGGGCCCGCTCTTCGTCGTCGGCCTCGCGGCGCTGCTGCTGGGGGACCGGCCGACCCTGCGGTCCATGCTGGCCGCCATCGGGGCGGCGTTCGGCGTGAGCCTGGTGGTGCTGACGGCGGACGCCGCGTTCGACCCGGTCGGGGTGGTGGCCGGCCTCGCCGCGTCGGCCGCGATGTCCGCCGGGACGGTCCTGACCAAGCGCTGGGGGCGCCCCGAGGGGATCGGCCCGCTCGTCATGACCGGCTGGCAGCTCACCGCGGGCGGCCTGGTCATCGCGCCCATCGCGTTCCTGGTCGAGGGGGCGCCCCCGGCGCTGGACGGCCGGGCGGTGCTCGGGTACGCGTACCTGGCGCTGGCGAACACGGCCGTCGGCTACTGGCTGTGGTTCCGGGGCATCGAGCGGCTGACCGCCACCTCCGTGACGCTGCTCGGGCCGCTGTCGCCGCTCACCGCGGCGGTGGTGGGCTGGGTGGCGCTCGGACAGGCCCTGGGGCCCGTGCAGCTGGTCGGGATGGCGATCGCGTTCGCCGCGACGGTGCTGGGGCAGCTCACGCCCCGGCCGCGCGCACCGCTCGCCGCGGAGGACCTCCCGCCCGCCGGGGCGGTGCCGCGGGCGGCCGCCCGGCCGTAG
- a CDS encoding MarR family winged helix-turn-helix transcriptional regulator has product MSATPTPDPVDAIIAQWAVERPDLDTVPMAVFGRVHRLAQKMAERMDRAYGAFGISRGEFDVLATLRRSGEPYTLSPRQLSATLMLTTGGMTGRLDKLERAGLLSRNPDPHDRRALRVTLSERGLGIVEDAVEAGLAVQREALEAALDEEEAERLAGLLRKLLNATGA; this is encoded by the coding sequence ATGAGCGCGACCCCCACCCCCGACCCCGTCGACGCGATCATCGCCCAGTGGGCGGTGGAGCGGCCCGACCTGGACACGGTCCCCATGGCCGTCTTCGGCCGCGTCCACCGGCTCGCGCAGAAGATGGCCGAGCGGATGGACCGCGCCTACGGGGCCTTCGGGATCTCGCGCGGCGAGTTCGACGTCCTGGCGACGCTGCGCCGCTCCGGCGAGCCGTACACCCTGTCACCGCGCCAGCTCTCGGCGACGCTGATGCTGACGACGGGCGGGATGACGGGCCGGCTGGACAAGCTGGAGCGGGCCGGGCTGCTGAGCCGGAACCCGGACCCGCACGACCGGCGGGCGCTGCGGGTGACGCTCAGCGAGCGGGGCCTGGGGATCGTGGAGGACGCCGTGGAGGCGGGGCTGGCCGTGCAGCGGGAGGCGCTGGAGGCGGCCCTGGACGAGGAGGAGGCGGAGCGGCTCGCCGGACTGCTGCGGAAGCTGCTCAACGCGACGGGCGCCTGA